A region from the Benincasa hispida cultivar B227 chromosome 12, ASM972705v1, whole genome shotgun sequence genome encodes:
- the LOC120092557 gene encoding trans-cinnamate:CoA ligase, peroxisomal-like, with the protein MDMLLKCDANYTSLTPITFLTRASTFYADRTSIIYEGTRFTWHQTYERCCRLASSLRHLNISKNDVVSVLAPNVPALYEMHFAVPMAGAILNTINTRLDVNNIAVILRHSEAKILFVDYQYIQEAKDALRLLMAKSFPMPLVVIIDDIDSPTGIRFGNFEYEKLIHDGDVNFTPLEVDDEWDSIALNYTSGTTSAPKGVVYSHRGAFLSTLSLVMGWEMGNAPVYLWTLPMFHCNGWTFTWGIAARGGTNICMRNTTAIDIFRNINLHHVTHMCCAPIVFRIILDANSHDRCRVAWPINVLTGGAPPPAPLLEKMEALGFHITHAYGLTEATGPALVCEWQEKWNTLPADKQAKLKARQGISILTLADVDVKNLDTMESVPHDGHTTGEIVLRGSGLMKGYFKDPVATAAAFKNGWFLTGDIGVIYPDGYLEIKDRSKDVIISGGENISSVEVETVLYSHPQVAEAAVVAMPHPRWGESPCAFVAVHGDAGRVSEAEIIAFCRKNLPHYMVPKKVVFVGELPKANGKIQKFKLREQAKYLEVSEKRVVGTGWNKSSRQDGNRRSDYGEHVLAMSRL; encoded by the exons atggATATGCTTTTGAAATGTGATGCAAATTATACCTCTCTCACACCCATCACCTTTCTCACACGAGCTTCTACGTTTTACGCTGATCGAACTTCTATTATCTATGAGGGAACTCGCTTCACATGGCATCAAACTTATGAGCGTTGTTGTCGCCTCGCCTCCTCCCTCCGCCATCTCAACATCTCCAAGAACGATGTT GTGTCAGTGCTAGCGCCTAATGTTCCAGCATTATACGAGATGCATTTTGCAGTACCAATGGCAGGTGCCATCTTGAACACAATAAACACTCGCCTCGATGTGAATAACATCGCTGTCATCCTCCGCCACTCGGAGGCAAAGATCCTCTTTGTTGATTATCAATACATTCAAGAAGCCAAAGATGCTCTTCGTTTATTAATGGCAAAATCTTTTCCAATGCCACTCGTCGTTATCATTGATGACATTGACTCTCCTACCGGCATTCGGTTTGGAAACTTTGAATATGAGAAACTCATCCATGATGGGGATGTCAATTTCACTCCATTAGAGGTCGATGACGAATGGGACTCCATAGCATTGAATTACACCTCTGGCACGACGTCAGCGCCGAAAGGTGTGGTGTATAGCCACCGTGGCGCGTTCCTTAGCACGCTTAGCTTGGTAATGGGTTGGGAAATGGGAAATGCACCTGTTTATTTGTGGACTCTGCCGATGTTCCACTGTAACGGTTGGACCTTCACATGGGGGATTGCGGCTCGTGGTGGGACCAATATTTGTATGCGCAATACGACGGCGATTGATATCTTTCGGAACATTAATTTGCATCACGTAACTCACATGTGTTGTGCTCCGATTGTGTTTAGAATTATCCTCGATGCTAATAGCCACGATCGATGCAGAGTTGCCTGGCCCATCAACGTGCTAACCGGTGGAGCACCACCACCAGCGCCGTTGTTAGAAAAGATGGAGGCTCTTGGTTTTCATATAACACATGCTTATGGGCTGACGGAGGCCACTGGACCGGCGTTGGTTTGCGAGTGGCAAGAAAAGTGGAACACTTTGCCAGCCGATAAACAAGCCAAGCTTAAAGCTAGACAAG GAATCAGCATTTTGACATTAGCCGATGTGGACGTCAAAAATTTGGACACAATGGAAAGTGTGCCCCACGACGGCCACACCACCGGCGAGATTGTCCTACGTGGCAGCGGCCTCATGAAGGGCTACTTCAAGGATCCGGTAGCGACCGCGGCAGCCTTCAAAAACGGTTGGTTCCTCACCGGCGACATTGGTGTGATTTACCCCGATGGCTACTTAGAGATCAAGGATCGGTCCAAGGACGTCATCATCTCCGGCGGTGAGAACATTAGCAGCGTCGAGGTCGAGACAGTGCTCTACAGCCACCCACAGGTGGCGGAGGCAGCAGTTGTTGCGATGCCGCATCCCCGCTGGGGAGAGAGCCCCTGCGCCTTTGTCGCCGTCCACGGCGATGCTGGCAGAGTGAGCGAGGCAGAGATCATTGCGTTTTGCCGGAAAAATCTTCCGCACTATATGGTGCCGAAGAAGGTGGTGTTCGTGGGGGAGCTTCCGAAAGCGAACGGGAAGATTCAGAAGTTCAAATTGAGGGAGCAGGCGAAATATTTGGAGGTGTCTGAGAAAAGAGTGGTTGGCACCGGCTGGAACAAATCCAGCCGGCAAGACGGCAACCGACGATCGGATTATGGTGAGCATGTTTTGGCGATGTCTCGGCTTTGA